From Myxococcales bacterium, a single genomic window includes:
- a CDS encoding CBS domain-containing protein, whose product MTKAVLGIAPTMRVIDALAFTKEHAITHLPVCVDGRAIGVVCICDLERASLVAEVSTLMHSPPVSVDADAIMAEAAAHMAEHGVGSLLVMSDAQLSGIVTRSDFERIGLAEAAFGEQRCSACRGYQHVHLDPDCGYYYCVACRAQVRSGSAFPKRSDGE is encoded by the coding sequence ATGACAAAAGCGGTGCTAGGCATCGCGCCGACGATGCGCGTGATCGACGCCCTCGCGTTCACGAAAGAGCATGCGATCACTCACCTTCCTGTGTGTGTCGACGGGCGGGCGATCGGAGTCGTGTGCATCTGCGATCTGGAGCGTGCCTCCCTTGTGGCCGAAGTCTCGACGCTGATGCACTCACCGCCCGTGTCGGTGGATGCTGACGCCATCATGGCCGAGGCGGCGGCCCACATGGCGGAGCACGGCGTTGGCTCGCTCTTGGTGATGTCCGATGCGCAGCTGTCGGGCATCGTGACGCGCAGCGACTTCGAGCGCATAGGCCTGGCGGAGGCGGCGTTCGGGGAGCAGCGTTGCTCGGCGTGCCGTGGGTATCAGCACGTGCATCTCGACCCGGACTGCGGGTACTACTATTGCGTGGCGTGTCGCGCTCAGGTCCGCTCG
- a CDS encoding CBS domain-containing protein, whose product MPRTVSEVMNAELFSLRSGDGTSEALGYILGLGITGAPVLDAAKRPIGVVSMRDLLRTPAPGTVAACMTVPAVTVPATASIEDAARAAADGGVHRVVVVDAKGRAVGVASSLDLVRGLLGMPAFHPATFPHWDKARGVSWTDDTLLELDRVGGAPNGPGVLVLIRGGRNLEERVVWAETAHNVRTRLHDLLSRPQDDQPLLRRIIELYSGLRFRAALVTLADQREAIAESLMAQALSAPAPTQTD is encoded by the coding sequence ATGCCGAGGACCGTGAGTGAAGTGATGAACGCTGAGCTCTTCAGCCTGCGCTCGGGTGATGGCACCAGCGAGGCGCTCGGTTACATCTTGGGTCTGGGCATCACGGGAGCGCCCGTGCTCGACGCGGCCAAGCGACCCATCGGAGTGGTATCGATGCGCGACCTCTTGCGGACTCCGGCACCCGGGACGGTCGCTGCCTGCATGACCGTTCCGGCGGTGACCGTACCGGCCACGGCCAGCATCGAAGACGCGGCTCGGGCCGCAGCGGACGGCGGCGTGCATCGTGTCGTTGTCGTGGATGCGAAGGGTCGGGCGGTGGGTGTGGCTTCGTCGCTCGATCTGGTTCGAGGGCTCCTCGGTATGCCCGCGTTTCATCCGGCGACCTTCCCTCATTGGGACAAGGCGCGAGGAGTTTCGTGGACCGACGACACGCTGCTCGAGCTCGATCGAGTTGGTGGCGCGCCGAACGGTCCTGGCGTGCTCGTGCTGATCCGCGGTGGGCGGAACTTGGAGGAGCGCGTGGTGTGGGCGGAGACTGCACACAACGTCCGTACGCGACTCCACGACCTGTTGTCGCGCCCACAAGACGACCAGCCGCTGCTCCGGCGCATCATCGAGCTCTACTCCGGGCTCCGCTTTCGAGCGGCGCTCGTGACGCTGGCTGATCAGCGGGAAGCGATCGCCGAATCACTGATGGCGCAGGCGCTCTCTGCGCCCGCTCCCACCCAGACCGATTGA
- a CDS encoding universal stress protein: MNNLRRILVPVDYSACSKAALEHAAMLAKSFNATIDLLYVWEAPAFVAPEAMVGAAGTTQTLAQLASDQAEAAMREFAKQAESDGIAIAHTRVEQGDPSQTIVELAEREDFDLIAMGTHGRSGFAHLLLGSIAEKVVRRATRPVLTVRTTDSSG, translated from the coding sequence ATGAACAACCTGCGCCGAATTCTGGTCCCCGTGGATTACTCGGCCTGCTCGAAGGCCGCACTCGAGCACGCCGCCATGCTCGCGAAGAGCTTCAACGCGACGATCGATCTGCTCTACGTCTGGGAGGCGCCAGCATTCGTGGCACCCGAAGCCATGGTCGGAGCCGCGGGAACCACGCAGACCCTCGCCCAGCTCGCCAGTGATCAGGCTGAGGCTGCGATGCGGGAGTTCGCCAAACAAGCCGAGAGCGACGGCATCGCCATCGCCCATACACGCGTCGAGCAGGGAGATCCGTCACAGACGATCGTAGAGCTGGCCGAGCGCGAAGACTTCGACCTGATCGCCATGGGAACACACGGACGGAGTGGCTTCGCCCACCTCTTGCTCGGTAGCATCGCCGAGAAGGTCGTGCGCCGAGCGACTCGCCCGGTCCTGACGGTTCGAACGACCGACTCGAGCGGCTGA
- a CDS encoding serine/threonine protein kinase — translation MTAQFVCTECGEGAAQPGFCTRDGSELARAGDDELLGTMVQSFRITRLLGAGGMGQVYRAVNPNIGSQVAIKFLSRAFVESRAALERFFAEAQAVNRIRHEHIVNVIDLATLPDGRPYIIMEYLEGRSLSALNRASHRPGLGFLARYFAEVLDALGRAHEHGIVHRDLKPDNLWVTPAGHAKVLDFGIAKLHAAGDIGTPHTHTGALMGTPHYMSPEQAAGQPVDFRSDLYSLAVVLYECVTGSKPFDATSLFELLRQHIEQPPLPPSQLLTGMPPAYEQVLLRGLQKDPGLRFRSAQEMRAALEAAAAGLGPEAFVALDVGVAPADRSLSAQRTPGLLPTAQSLGALAHTLPAAAQPTPPGSRPFRLAPWLAALGLGFALLAALLVVGLVAWGLSVNDRQAASPPAAGPVAQPGKAPSATQREPTEFFDTARVRAQALASDAQLVRIEAHDVSPDGKLDFRGPGRPRADFYFLSPKEAQRTGGQDDPACIIRVTLSRDGEIASFTNSDCDEPIILKPKCSISGVMKRIAGALPAGTRTAELVKYTERTEDEPPQWFVKEGRFEMWLPDRCP, via the coding sequence ATGACCGCGCAGTTCGTCTGCACCGAGTGCGGTGAAGGGGCCGCGCAGCCGGGATTCTGCACCCGGGATGGATCGGAGCTCGCGCGCGCGGGGGACGACGAGCTTCTGGGCACGATGGTGCAGAGCTTTCGCATCACTCGGCTGCTCGGCGCGGGAGGCATGGGGCAGGTGTACCGCGCCGTGAACCCCAACATCGGGAGTCAGGTTGCGATCAAGTTTCTGTCCCGGGCCTTCGTTGAGTCTCGCGCGGCGCTCGAGCGGTTTTTCGCCGAGGCTCAGGCCGTCAATCGGATCCGTCACGAGCACATCGTCAACGTGATCGATCTGGCGACCCTTCCGGACGGGCGCCCGTACATCATCATGGAGTACCTCGAGGGGCGCTCGCTCTCGGCGCTCAATCGGGCCAGCCATCGGCCAGGGCTGGGGTTTCTGGCGCGCTATTTCGCCGAGGTACTCGACGCCCTCGGTCGGGCCCACGAACACGGCATCGTCCATCGCGACCTCAAGCCCGACAACTTGTGGGTCACGCCCGCGGGTCACGCCAAGGTCCTCGATTTCGGCATCGCAAAGCTCCACGCGGCCGGTGACATCGGGACGCCTCACACCCACACCGGCGCGCTGATGGGAACGCCGCACTACATGTCGCCAGAGCAGGCCGCGGGGCAGCCCGTGGACTTCCGCAGTGATCTGTACTCGCTAGCGGTCGTGCTCTACGAGTGTGTCACAGGCAGCAAACCCTTCGATGCCACCTCGCTGTTCGAACTCTTGCGCCAGCACATCGAGCAGCCCCCGCTGCCGCCCAGCCAGCTGCTGACGGGCATGCCGCCGGCGTACGAGCAAGTCTTGCTGCGCGGGTTGCAGAAAGACCCCGGCCTGCGCTTCCGCAGCGCACAAGAAATGCGAGCTGCGCTCGAGGCGGCGGCCGCCGGCCTCGGGCCGGAGGCTTTTGTCGCGCTGGACGTCGGTGTGGCCCCGGCAGACCGGAGTCTGAGCGCGCAGAGAACGCCGGGCCTCTTGCCGACGGCTCAGAGCCTGGGCGCGCTGGCCCACACCCTGCCCGCCGCGGCTCAACCGACGCCGCCGGGCTCGCGACCGTTTCGGCTCGCACCGTGGCTCGCTGCGCTGGGGTTGGGTTTCGCGCTCCTGGCCGCGCTGCTCGTGGTCGGCCTCGTCGCGTGGGGGCTTTCCGTGAACGACAGGCAAGCCGCGAGCCCGCCGGCGGCTGGCCCCGTGGCCCAGCCCGGTAAGGCGCCCTCGGCGACGCAGCGAGAGCCGACGGAGTTCTTCGACACGGCGCGGGTCCGGGCGCAGGCGCTCGCCAGTGATGCGCAGCTCGTCCGCATCGAAGCGCACGACGTCAGTCCCGACGGTAAGCTCGACTTCCGCGGTCCGGGGCGCCCGCGTGCGGACTTCTACTTCCTCTCACCGAAGGAGGCACAGCGCACCGGCGGCCAGGACGATCCGGCCTGCATCATCCGAGTCACCCTATCGCGCGACGGTGAGATCGCGAGCTTCACCAACTCGGATTGTGACGAACCGATCATTTTGAAGCCCAAGTGCAGCATCAGTGGGGTGATGAAACGCATCGCGGGGGCGCTGCCGGCTGGGACTCGCACCGCCGAGCTCGTGAAGTACACGGAGCGCACCGAGGACGAGCCGCCGCAGTGGTTCGTCAAGGAGGGCCGCTTCGAGATGTGGTTGCCTGACCGATGTCCGTGA
- a CDS encoding CBS domain-containing protein — protein sequence MTLKPTTAQSNTPIRTVIATLFESDFRHLPIVDGEELVGIVSDRDLRTFLAPSMLELERPADVQARLAQPISTVMNTDLLSVTPETALSEVVEMMIDQKVGAIPVVRPGSQTLVGIISYVDVLRAAEELFEDE from the coding sequence ATGACTCTGAAACCGACTACTGCTCAGTCAAATACGCCAATCCGGACTGTGATCGCGACGCTGTTCGAGAGCGACTTTCGGCATCTCCCCATCGTCGACGGGGAGGAACTGGTGGGCATCGTCAGTGATCGCGATCTCCGGACATTCCTTGCGCCGAGCATGCTGGAGCTCGAAAGGCCCGCCGACGTTCAGGCGCGCCTCGCTCAGCCAATCTCGACGGTGATGAACACGGATCTTCTGAGCGTCACGCCGGAGACAGCACTCTCCGAGGTCGTGGAGATGATGATCGACCAGAAGGTAGGAGCCATCCCCGTGGTTCGCCCTGGGAGCCAGACCCTGGTGGGCATCATCAGCTACGTCGACGTGCTGCGGGCGGCAGAGGAGCTATTCGAGGACGAGTAA
- a CDS encoding CBS domain-containing protein, with protein MAEQPAKHSEIVPHLASGQAAGPAETTPVSKIMTKNVVCVPPDLGLEALTGLFLDRGISGAPVVDASGRTLGVVSKTDVLREHQDRGDTAEQGEPEVFRDGIRAGLDRGMHVVGNDEATVKDVMTPLAFTVAEGTSIARAAALMALEGVHRVPVASAAGKVVGILSALDILRWLAQEEGYRVPDPHA; from the coding sequence ATGGCTGAACAACCCGCGAAGCACAGCGAGATCGTCCCCCACTTGGCAAGTGGCCAAGCCGCGGGACCGGCGGAGACGACCCCCGTCTCGAAAATCATGACCAAGAACGTGGTGTGTGTACCGCCGGACCTCGGACTCGAGGCTCTGACTGGGCTGTTCCTCGATCGCGGGATCAGCGGCGCTCCAGTGGTCGACGCTTCCGGGCGCACGCTCGGTGTGGTGTCGAAGACTGACGTGCTGCGCGAACACCAGGATCGCGGGGACACCGCGGAGCAAGGGGAGCCCGAGGTGTTTCGTGACGGAATTCGCGCCGGACTCGACCGCGGGATGCATGTGGTCGGCAACGACGAAGCGACCGTCAAAGACGTCATGACACCGCTAGCGTTCACCGTTGCAGAGGGGACGAGCATCGCGCGGGCCGCGGCCTTGATGGCCCTCGAGGGAGTGCATCGGGTTCCCGTGGCCTCCGCCGCCGGGAAGGTGGTTGGTATCCTGAGCGCCCTCGACATCTTGAGGTGGCTGGCCCAAGAAGAAGGCTACCGCGTGCCTGATCCGCACGCCTGA
- a CDS encoding universal stress protein, translated as MLSGFRRILCPVDASECSRRALRSAVDLAGRFSGEVEVLHVYQLPAYIQPGVLVWAAVGPRTLAEVADEQAQTDVEGLLAGFSSDERAKLRVTREIGDAAAVIVERARSQPIDLLVMGTHGRTGVRRFLMGSVAERVLRLAPCPVLVVPLNETAKDAEPGRLVDEVNLKGSEGAQR; from the coding sequence ATGTTGAGTGGCTTCCGCCGCATCCTCTGCCCGGTCGACGCATCGGAGTGCTCGCGAAGAGCTCTCCGTAGCGCCGTCGATCTGGCCGGACGTTTCTCTGGCGAGGTCGAGGTCCTGCACGTCTACCAGCTGCCGGCGTACATTCAGCCGGGCGTGTTGGTTTGGGCGGCCGTCGGGCCCCGCACGCTGGCGGAGGTGGCCGACGAGCAGGCCCAGACCGACGTCGAAGGGCTGTTGGCCGGTTTCTCGTCCGACGAGCGCGCAAAACTCCGAGTTACTCGGGAGATCGGCGACGCCGCCGCGGTCATCGTCGAGCGCGCCCGGTCCCAACCCATCGACTTGCTCGTGATGGGTACTCACGGCCGCACCGGCGTGCGACGCTTTCTCATGGGAAGCGTGGCGGAACGGGTGCTCAGGCTCGCCCCCTGCCCCGTGCTGGTGGTACCGCTGAACGAAACGGCGAAAGACGCCGAGCCTGGTAGGCTCGTGGATGAAGTGAACCTCAAAGGTTCCGAAGGAGCCCAGAGATGA